One window from the genome of Verrucomicrobiia bacterium encodes:
- the pheA gene encoding prephenate dehydratase, producing MNIPEHRKAIDKLDAHIIKLLNERTRHVLSIGEIKLKAGEEIYVPHREQAVLKRICRLNGGPMTNESLGAVYREIMSSALSLEKSMKVAYLGPEATFTHQAAIRRFGSSLRYSSQKTIADVFTEVSKKRAEYGVVPVENSTEGVVTHTLDMFVDSDLKIVAQIILPVQHCLLSNWPRSQLRKLFGHPQSLGQCRVWLQNNLPRVEIIETSSNARSAELAVHEKGTAAIAGLLAAEKYHLGVLEYDIQDNAANATRFLVLGRLCGPPTGRDRTSIMISITDKVGALHSALAAFRRYRINMTKIESRPSKRKAWEYFFFIDCDGHIQQNKVQNALQHLGEHCNFVKVLGSYPNSD from the coding sequence GTGAATATCCCCGAACATCGCAAGGCCATCGATAAACTCGACGCCCATATCATCAAGCTCCTGAACGAGCGCACCCGGCACGTCCTGAGCATAGGGGAAATCAAACTCAAGGCGGGCGAGGAAATCTATGTGCCACACCGGGAGCAGGCGGTGCTCAAGCGCATTTGCCGGCTGAACGGCGGTCCGATGACCAACGAGTCGCTCGGGGCGGTTTATCGCGAGATCATGTCCAGCGCACTCTCTCTTGAAAAGTCCATGAAGGTGGCTTACCTGGGGCCCGAGGCCACTTTCACCCACCAGGCAGCCATCCGGCGATTTGGGTCGAGCTTGCGCTACTCGTCGCAAAAGACCATCGCCGATGTGTTCACCGAGGTGAGCAAGAAACGCGCGGAATACGGTGTTGTGCCAGTCGAGAACTCGACGGAAGGCGTGGTGACCCACACACTGGATATGTTTGTGGACAGCGATTTGAAAATTGTCGCTCAGATTATCCTGCCGGTGCAGCATTGTCTCCTGAGCAACTGGCCCAGGTCCCAGCTTCGCAAGCTCTTTGGCCATCCGCAGTCGCTGGGTCAATGCCGCGTCTGGCTTCAGAACAACCTCCCGCGAGTCGAGATTATCGAGACCTCCTCGAACGCGCGTTCGGCTGAATTGGCCGTCCATGAGAAAGGCACTGCCGCCATCGCCGGCCTCCTCGCAGCGGAGAAGTATCATTTGGGCGTATTGGAATATGACATACAGGACAACGCGGCCAATGCCACGCGGTTCCTGGTCCTTGGGCGCCTATGCGGTCCCCCGACTGGCCGGGACCGCACGAGCATCATGATCAGCATCACCGATAAGGTGGGCGCCCTGCACAGCGCCCTGGCGGCCTTCCGCCGCTACCGGATTAACATGACAAAAATTGAGTCGCGGCCCAGCAAACGCAAGGCCTGGGAATACTTCTTCTTTATTGATTGCGACGGCCACATCCAGCAGAACAAAGTGCAAAATGCCCTGCAGCACCTGGGTGAGCACTGCAATTTTGTAAAAGTCCTCGGCTCCTATCCCAACAGCGACTAG
- a CDS encoding group 1 truncated hemoglobin, translating to MKRWIAKNASCRSATLLLCAAIAGIIGCSTRKAETQQAGYFTSGSKEADQRAAQEMAKAQQLSGSGEGAGEAGVKKAKPAAPNAQGTDGQTNVAAQATGKLTLFARLGGEAGISNVVADFLPRVIQDPRVNWDRNGVVRGGLSFHRNRSETWNPTPQHEAILKKHMVQFLVLATGGPAHYTGMEMGAAHANLHISNPEFDAAMGDLKETLDKFKIPNMEQKELLAVIETTRPEIVTER from the coding sequence ATGAAAAGATGGATAGCCAAGAACGCGAGCTGCCGGTCAGCAACGCTGTTGCTGTGCGCGGCGATAGCCGGGATTATCGGCTGCAGCACGCGAAAGGCGGAAACGCAGCAGGCAGGCTACTTTACATCCGGCAGCAAGGAAGCCGATCAACGCGCGGCGCAGGAGATGGCCAAGGCGCAGCAGCTATCCGGGTCCGGAGAAGGGGCCGGGGAGGCTGGGGTCAAGAAGGCCAAACCGGCGGCGCCCAACGCCCAGGGGACGGACGGTCAGACCAACGTGGCGGCGCAGGCAACCGGGAAGCTGACGCTTTTTGCGAGGCTGGGCGGCGAGGCGGGCATATCAAACGTGGTTGCGGATTTTCTGCCGCGCGTCATCCAGGATCCCCGTGTGAACTGGGACCGCAATGGCGTGGTGCGGGGGGGATTGTCGTTTCACAGGAATCGGTCCGAGACGTGGAATCCCACACCGCAGCATGAGGCAATACTGAAGAAACACATGGTGCAGTTCCTGGTGCTGGCGACCGGGGGGCCGGCGCATTACACCGGCATGGAGATGGGCGCGGCTCATGCCAACCTCCACATCAGCAACCCGGAGTTCGACGCGGCAATGGGGGATTTGAAGGAGACGCTGGACAAGTTCAAGATTCCGAACATGGAGCAAAAGGAACTGCTGGCAGTCATCGAGACGACGCGTCCGGAAATTGTCACCGAACGTTGA
- a CDS encoding DUF748 domain-containing protein: MALLLVAGGLAVILGVGRAILPWAVRDYVNRTLDRNPLYSGTIGPVRIHLIRGAYSIEEVRLSKTTGDVPVPFVSAKSVEFAIQWKGLVHGRIVGEFVMNEPELNFVDSPSEGASQSGTGGPWLEMIRDLFPFQINRAVVREGSVHFRSYLGAKPVDVYLSHVEASIDNLSNIRGETTPLPATVQASALAMDQAKLQYRMTLDPFSYHPTFHMALQLLGLDVTRLNELALTYGKFDFKRGWLDLVVQTDSNEGQISGYIKPLFRDLKFFSLSQDIKEDSALQFFWQALIGATTTVFKNQQRNQFATLIPFTGEASGTTSADILATIGNVLRNAFVRAYLPRLENGEQVLGGMQFEPPDITASPIETQ, translated from the coding sequence ATGGCTCTGCTGTTGGTGGCGGGCGGGCTTGCCGTCATCTTGGGCGTAGGCCGGGCCATCCTGCCCTGGGCGGTGCGGGATTACGTGAACCGGACGCTGGACCGGAACCCGCTTTACTCGGGGACGATTGGGCCGGTGCGGATTCATCTGATTCGGGGTGCTTACTCGATTGAGGAAGTGAGGTTAAGCAAGACGACCGGGGACGTGCCGGTGCCGTTTGTATCGGCCAAGAGCGTTGAGTTTGCGATTCAATGGAAGGGGTTGGTGCATGGGAGGATTGTGGGGGAATTCGTGATGAACGAGCCGGAGTTGAACTTTGTGGATTCCCCGAGCGAGGGGGCGTCGCAGAGCGGGACCGGGGGGCCATGGCTGGAGATGATACGGGATTTGTTCCCGTTCCAGATTAACAGGGCGGTGGTGCGGGAAGGGTCGGTGCATTTCCGTTCCTATCTGGGGGCCAAGCCAGTGGATGTGTATCTGTCGCATGTGGAGGCCTCGATAGATAACCTGTCGAATATCCGAGGGGAGACGACGCCGCTGCCGGCGACGGTGCAGGCGAGCGCGCTGGCGATGGACCAGGCCAAGCTGCAGTACCGGATGACCTTGGATCCCTTTTCGTATCACCCGACCTTTCACATGGCGCTGCAGCTTTTAGGGCTGGATGTGACGCGGCTGAACGAACTGGCATTGACTTACGGGAAGTTCGATTTCAAACGCGGCTGGCTGGACCTGGTGGTGCAGACCGATTCGAACGAGGGCCAAATCAGCGGGTATATCAAGCCGCTGTTCCGGGACCTGAAGTTTTTCAGCCTGAGCCAAGACATCAAGGAAGATAGCGCGCTGCAATTTTTTTGGCAGGCGCTCATTGGGGCGACGACGACGGTATTCAAGAACCAGCAGCGGAACCAGTTTGCGACGCTAATTCCATTTACAGGGGAGGCTTCGGGGACAACGAGCGCGGACATTTTGGCGACGATAGGCAATGTGTTGCGCAATGCATTCGTGCGGGCATACCTGCCGCGGCTGGAAAACGGGGAGCAGGTGCTGGGAGGGATGCAGTTCGAGCCGCCGGACATAACGGCTTCGCCGATTGAGACGCAATGA
- a CDS encoding response regulator transcription factor, with translation MPIQVAIVEDDEEIRANLTHRIGGSASFRLLASYGDAESALANLPQFQPDVVLMDINLPGMDGVECVRHLKAKLPKSQFVMLTVYEDSNRLFKSLMAGASGYLLKRTPPAKLLAAIKEAHEGGSPMTPQIARRVVQHFRQSPERASELQRLTPREAEVLNQLSKGFRYKEIVDNLGISSGTLHSYIRSIYDKLHVHSRTEAVVKYLNR, from the coding sequence ATGCCGATTCAAGTTGCCATTGTCGAAGATGATGAGGAAATTCGAGCCAACCTCACTCACCGGATTGGAGGGAGTGCTTCCTTTCGCCTGCTGGCGTCTTATGGGGATGCCGAGTCTGCTTTGGCCAATCTGCCTCAATTCCAGCCGGATGTTGTTCTGATGGATATCAATCTGCCTGGCATGGACGGAGTGGAATGCGTGCGCCATTTGAAGGCCAAATTGCCGAAATCGCAGTTTGTGATGCTGACAGTGTATGAGGACAGCAACCGGCTCTTTAAATCGCTCATGGCCGGAGCCAGCGGCTATCTGCTCAAGCGCACCCCTCCGGCGAAACTCCTGGCCGCCATCAAGGAGGCCCATGAAGGCGGTTCGCCTATGACGCCGCAGATCGCCCGGCGTGTGGTCCAGCATTTCCGACAATCGCCCGAGCGTGCTTCCGAGTTGCAACGGCTGACGCCCCGCGAGGCCGAGGTGCTGAACCAGCTCTCGAAGGGGTTCCGTTACAAAGAAATCGTTGATAACCTGGGCATCAGCTCCGGCACGCTCCACAGCTATATCCGCAGCATTTACGATAAACTCCACGTCCATTCCCGCACCGAGGCAGTGGTGAAGTATTTGAACCGTTGA
- a CDS encoding RNA polymerase sigma factor: MPDAQSFEAFMLKHQDMVFSTAMRLLANSTDAQDISQEAFLRAYEHFDELHTSPTAAGWLKTVARNLSLNHLSRYRARWRFFSELFATPNEEAEPIEMEFAAPGSLQEELADADRHRLVEQALQKLPVAQRVPLVLYHLEGMKYEEIATKLKVSLGKVKTDIFRGREALRNALSPQMAEICQDMGLTG; encoded by the coding sequence ATGCCAGACGCACAATCATTCGAGGCGTTCATGCTCAAGCACCAGGATATGGTCTTTAGTACCGCTATGCGTTTGCTCGCCAATAGCACCGACGCCCAGGATATCTCCCAGGAGGCTTTTCTGCGCGCTTACGAGCATTTTGATGAGTTGCACACCAGCCCAACGGCGGCGGGCTGGCTCAAGACCGTGGCCCGCAACTTGAGCCTCAATCATCTCTCGCGCTACCGCGCCCGGTGGCGCTTTTTCTCCGAACTCTTTGCAACCCCCAATGAGGAGGCTGAACCCATCGAGATGGAGTTTGCGGCGCCGGGAAGCCTCCAAGAGGAATTGGCAGACGCGGATCGGCATCGACTGGTCGAACAAGCCCTGCAGAAGCTGCCCGTTGCGCAGCGCGTCCCGCTGGTGCTTTATCATCTCGAAGGCATGAAATACGAAGAAATCGCCACCAAACTAAAGGTCTCTCTTGGCAAGGTGAAAACAGACATTTTCCGCGGGCGCGAAGCGCTGCGGAATGCCTTGAGTCCGCAAATGGCTGAGATTTGCCAGGACATGGGATTGACCGGATGA
- a CDS encoding tetratricopeptide repeat protein has protein sequence MRKHNRKTHSGQAGSAAPRSRPVAGGALTLEARSAYARLKGWRLWLGRLALAILLPVLLLGATEGLLRLAGYGYPTGFCLLQKKDGVFIQNDKFLWQFYSRKTNLRPNPFSVSINKPPGTARIVILGESAAAGTPDPAYNFGRILERMLRRQFPQHRIEVINAAMPGVNSHILLPVARDCLRFKPDCLVIYMGNNEAVGLYAPGPHSGRLTGCLHLLRLMQRVRASRLGQLLEPLWLRLQPEGAGSDEQDESFFLAHRVAANDPRREAVYENFRANLRDICAAAKQGGARVALMTVPVNLKDCPPFGSLNRRGLVGHTKGHLSPALSPSEGERETSGQARVGAHVTESSAGETALSKWQSDYEAGQEAQGQGEYSEALVHLSAAAAIDDDFADLHFRLAETCLALGQFDKARQEFIQARDWDALQFRTDSRLNNIIRQTAEHFGAEAVRLVDAEAALAEAEKVEPRVPGGAFFNDHVHPSFEGDYLLAKTLAPAVSSALGARVGRPVEGLLSRDECAAQLAFTRVNEGQIAVQMLRTTALAPFTAQLGHDRRQKAAEEQLALRFGNVTWDDVEAASDVYRAAIEQFPDDWYLPFNYARLRLLRGDYKTAIEQFEAARRLLPQWVPLRVGLATALSGAGREREALKELAAAQAREPESEAIKSAIQRLSGGIGPR, from the coding sequence ATGCGCAAGCACAACCGGAAGACCCACTCCGGCCAGGCAGGGTCGGCTGCTCCGCGCAGCAGGCCTGTTGCCGGAGGGGCGCTGACCCTTGAGGCCCGCTCTGCGTACGCCCGGCTCAAAGGATGGCGGCTGTGGCTGGGCCGGCTGGCCCTGGCTATTTTATTACCTGTCTTGCTGCTGGGCGCCACCGAGGGCCTTTTGCGCCTGGCAGGTTACGGCTACCCCACGGGCTTTTGCCTCCTGCAAAAGAAGGATGGCGTCTTCATCCAGAACGACAAATTTCTCTGGCAATTCTATTCACGCAAAACCAATTTGCGGCCCAACCCCTTTTCAGTTTCCATCAACAAACCGCCTGGAACAGCGCGGATTGTAATCCTGGGGGAGTCGGCGGCGGCGGGCACACCGGACCCGGCTTACAATTTCGGGCGCATATTGGAGCGCATGTTGCGCCGGCAATTTCCCCAACACCGCATCGAAGTCATTAACGCGGCCATGCCGGGGGTCAACTCGCACATTCTTTTGCCAGTAGCGCGGGATTGCCTGCGGTTCAAGCCGGATTGCCTGGTGATTTACATGGGGAACAACGAAGCGGTGGGGCTCTACGCGCCCGGCCCGCACAGCGGGCGCTTAACGGGTTGCCTGCATCTGTTGCGCCTGATGCAGCGGGTACGAGCCAGCCGGCTGGGACAGCTCCTCGAGCCGCTGTGGCTTCGTTTGCAACCCGAAGGGGCGGGGTCGGATGAGCAGGATGAGAGTTTTTTCCTGGCTCACCGGGTTGCGGCTAATGACCCGCGGCGCGAGGCTGTTTATGAGAATTTTCGGGCCAACTTGCGGGACATTTGCGCAGCCGCCAAACAGGGCGGGGCCAGAGTGGCACTGATGACTGTGCCGGTGAATCTGAAGGATTGCCCGCCGTTTGGGTCGCTGAATCGGCGCGGCCTAGTGGGACACACAAAGGGGCACCTCTCCCCAGCGCTCTCCCCTTCGGAAGGGGAGAGGGAGACTTCCGGGCAGGCTAGGGTTGGAGCGCATGTTACAGAGTCCTCAGCAGGTGAAACCGCGCTGTCCAAATGGCAAAGCGATTATGAGGCGGGGCAGGAGGCCCAGGGCCAGGGGGAATATTCGGAGGCGCTCGTGCATCTTTCTGCGGCAGCAGCGATTGACGATGACTTCGCCGACCTGCATTTCCGGCTCGCTGAAACCTGCCTGGCACTTGGCCAGTTTGATAAAGCCCGCCAGGAGTTTATCCAGGCGCGGGATTGGGACGCATTGCAATTCCGGACCGATTCGCGCCTGAACAACATCATCCGGCAAACGGCTGAGCATTTCGGCGCGGAGGCCGTGCGGCTGGTGGATGCTGAGGCAGCTCTGGCTGAGGCGGAAAAGGTCGAACCGCGCGTGCCGGGTGGGGCGTTCTTTAACGACCATGTGCATCCGAGCTTTGAAGGGGATTATCTCCTGGCCAAGACGCTGGCGCCTGCGGTTTCCAGCGCGCTGGGCGCGCGCGTTGGAAGGCCAGTGGAGGGCCTCCTTTCCCGGGATGAATGCGCGGCGCAGCTTGCCTTCACCCGAGTCAATGAGGGGCAGATAGCCGTGCAGATGCTTAGAACCACAGCCCTGGCGCCCTTTACGGCGCAGTTGGGACATGACCGGCGGCAAAAAGCGGCGGAAGAGCAACTGGCCTTGCGTTTTGGCAATGTTACATGGGACGATGTCGAGGCGGCCTCGGATGTTTATCGCGCGGCTATCGAGCAATTCCCGGATGACTGGTACTTGCCATTCAATTATGCACGGCTGCGCCTGCTGCGGGGCGATTACAAGACGGCCATCGAGCAGTTCGAAGCTGCGCGCCGGCTTTTGCCGCAGTGGGTGCCCCTGCGTGTCGGCCTGGCTACGGCCTTGAGCGGCGCGGGGCGAGAGCGCGAGGCGTTGAAGGAATTGGCCGCCGCGCAGGCGCGCGAGCCGGAGTCGGAGGCGATCAAGTCGGCGATTCAACGGCTTTCTGGTGGTATTGGACCCCGTTGA
- a CDS encoding segregation/condensation protein A → MADYKVKFDVFEGPLDLLLYLIKKEEVDIYEVNLTSLATQFIQYIETMRLLDLEIAGEFLVMAATLMYIKSRELLPVDQQVQTEGEDEGQDPRWELIRQLVEYKKFKDAAAQLAVLEDRQEQVFPRAPVKLEFDSHEPRRADASIFDLLNAVNAVLQRLAQRPEQRDIFEDKWSVSEKIESLLRAIAERGRLRFSELFANVASRAEVVVIFLALLELIRLKQLAATQLEPFGEIEICRVEAPPLDPTTTPGTLVPAHHPA, encoded by the coding sequence ATGGCAGATTACAAAGTAAAATTCGACGTTTTTGAAGGGCCGCTCGACTTGCTCCTGTACTTGATCAAAAAGGAGGAAGTGGACATTTACGAGGTCAACCTGACCAGTCTGGCCACGCAATTTATCCAGTACATCGAGACCATGCGCCTGCTGGACCTGGAAATCGCAGGCGAGTTCCTCGTTATGGCGGCCACGCTCATGTATATCAAAAGCCGCGAACTCCTGCCTGTCGATCAACAGGTGCAGACCGAAGGCGAGGATGAAGGCCAGGACCCGCGCTGGGAACTCATCCGCCAACTCGTGGAATACAAAAAGTTCAAGGACGCTGCCGCCCAGCTTGCTGTGCTGGAAGACCGGCAGGAGCAGGTATTCCCGCGCGCCCCGGTCAAATTGGAATTTGACTCCCACGAGCCTCGCCGGGCAGATGCCTCCATTTTTGACCTGCTCAATGCCGTCAACGCGGTCCTGCAACGCCTGGCCCAGCGCCCTGAGCAGCGCGATATTTTCGAAGATAAATGGTCGGTCAGCGAAAAGATCGAATCCCTCCTTCGCGCCATAGCCGAACGTGGGCGCCTGAGGTTCTCGGAATTGTTTGCCAACGTCGCAAGCCGGGCCGAAGTGGTGGTGATATTCCTGGCCCTGCTCGAATTGATCAGGCTCAAACAACTGGCCGCCACTCAACTGGAACCCTTCGGCGAGATTGAAATCTGCCGGGTCGAAGCGCCTCCGCTAGACCCAACCACCACCCCTGGGACCTTGGTCCCCGCCCACCATCCCGCTTAG
- a CDS encoding RDD family protein: MITKSSFLNSRLAGLLAALIAFGFIQAPLMAQSNDDFQTGGTNNTGAQAEPAEAGSNSTAQASESSASGLEARGVNRDALVSIGHDVELKAGESAEVVVVVGGSATIHGKVRSAVTVIGGNAYVDGEVGEQVVAVMGNIKMGKGGLIKGDAVAVGGKIDVTEGGSIKGQAQEVELAGVKLPKIQWLKNWVIHCALMLRPLAPQVGWVWVVAAIFLLFYLFLAAVFPGAVQSCVNELNRRPATTFLMGLLTKLLLPLVLLILIVTVIGTIVVPFVLVALFLGAIVGKVGLLEWLGFRIGRLFGGGGLQKPLAALLVGWVVVTLLYMVPVLGLLVLGVTSIWGLGAAVTAAFGGMRREMPERPAPPQMPVEEFVPAAATFASPTGASAAAMAAPEGQSSSATIPAQPPVMPEVLAYPRAGFWERMGAGFLDVVLVCILGAVVQPFAPLVALAYFSGMWAWKGTTIGGIVLGLKVVRTDGQPVTFLVALVRGLAAAFSIFVLFLGFLWIAWDHEKQGWHDKIAGTVVLRTPRGTPLVCL, encoded by the coding sequence ATGATTACAAAAAGCTCTTTTTTAAACTCGCGCCTAGCCGGGCTGCTCGCAGCCTTGATAGCTTTTGGCTTTATTCAGGCGCCTCTGATGGCGCAGTCCAACGATGACTTCCAAACCGGCGGCACCAACAACACCGGCGCGCAAGCCGAGCCGGCAGAGGCTGGGTCAAACAGTACAGCGCAGGCCAGTGAGAGTTCCGCGAGCGGGTTGGAAGCTCGTGGTGTCAATCGTGACGCATTGGTGTCGATCGGGCACGATGTGGAACTGAAGGCGGGCGAGTCCGCTGAGGTGGTCGTTGTGGTTGGCGGCTCAGCCACCATTCACGGCAAAGTGCGTAGCGCGGTGACGGTGATTGGCGGCAACGCGTATGTGGATGGGGAGGTAGGCGAGCAAGTCGTGGCCGTCATGGGCAACATCAAAATGGGAAAAGGCGGGTTGATTAAAGGCGATGCCGTGGCGGTGGGGGGCAAAATTGATGTCACCGAGGGTGGCTCGATCAAAGGGCAGGCCCAGGAAGTGGAGCTGGCCGGTGTGAAATTGCCCAAAATCCAATGGCTGAAGAATTGGGTCATTCATTGCGCGCTCATGTTAAGGCCCCTTGCGCCCCAAGTCGGTTGGGTTTGGGTTGTGGCGGCGATTTTCCTGCTGTTCTATCTCTTTCTCGCGGCGGTGTTTCCGGGGGCTGTGCAGTCCTGTGTGAACGAACTGAACCGGCGGCCAGCGACCACCTTCCTGATGGGTTTGCTGACCAAACTCCTGCTGCCCTTGGTCCTGTTGATATTAATAGTCACCGTCATTGGAACGATAGTGGTCCCGTTCGTTTTGGTGGCCTTATTTCTGGGCGCAATTGTCGGCAAAGTGGGGTTGCTCGAATGGCTTGGCTTTAGAATTGGGCGGCTGTTTGGAGGCGGGGGTCTGCAGAAGCCGCTGGCGGCGTTGCTGGTGGGCTGGGTTGTTGTCACCTTGCTTTACATGGTGCCTGTGCTGGGGTTGCTGGTTCTGGGAGTTACCAGCATCTGGGGGTTAGGGGCCGCGGTGACCGCTGCCTTTGGCGGCATGCGCCGGGAGATGCCGGAAAGACCCGCGCCTCCGCAAATGCCCGTTGAAGAGTTTGTTCCAGCAGCGGCCACATTTGCCTCACCAACGGGCGCGTCCGCCGCCGCTATGGCGGCCCCCGAGGGGCAGAGCTCTTCGGCTACTATCCCGGCCCAACCACCCGTGATGCCGGAGGTCCTTGCCTATCCGCGCGCCGGTTTTTGGGAGCGCATGGGCGCCGGGTTCCTGGACGTGGTTCTCGTCTGCATTCTGGGGGCCGTGGTCCAACCGTTCGCGCCGCTGGTTGCTTTGGCCTATTTCTCTGGGATGTGGGCCTGGAAGGGAACTACCATCGGGGGAATTGTTCTGGGACTCAAGGTGGTGCGAACCGACGGCCAACCGGTGACTTTCCTTGTCGCGCTTGTGCGTGGTCTGGCGGCGGCATTCTCGATTTTTGTGCTGTTCCTGGGGTTCTTATGGATTGCGTGGGACCACGAAAAGCAGGGCTGGCACGATAAGATTGCCGGCACAGTCGTCCTGCGCACGCCCCGAGGCACACCACTGGTTTGCCTTTAA
- a CDS encoding KpsF/GutQ family sugar-phosphate isomerase, producing MRHLIRARKVFDIELAALKAVRAQLDGEFSEAVDLIVETLRARGKVVVAGIGKSGNIGQKIAATLTSTGSTSVVLNSVDALHGDLGILNDGDVALVLSYSGETEELLNLLPALKRFPLKIIAMTGAPKSSLARHSNLVLNVRVPKEACPFNLAPTASTTAMLVMGDALAMAVLQARGFKQQDFARFHPSGAIGRAMLVKVEEIMRTGPRNAVADQHATVHEGLLLMTQAKSGSLSVVGARGKLVGVFTDGDFRRRMTEDGHLLTQPLKQVMTPNPVCIRQEALAVEALKIFNERNIDDLIVVNARCEPVGLVDSQDLPKLKLM from the coding sequence ATGCGCCATCTCATTAGGGCCCGGAAAGTTTTTGACATCGAGTTGGCGGCGCTCAAGGCAGTGCGCGCCCAACTGGACGGCGAGTTTAGCGAGGCTGTGGACCTGATTGTCGAAACGCTCCGCGCTCGCGGCAAGGTGGTTGTCGCCGGCATCGGCAAATCGGGCAATATCGGTCAGAAGATAGCCGCTACTCTCACCAGCACCGGTTCGACCAGCGTGGTGTTAAATAGCGTGGATGCGCTGCATGGGGATTTAGGGATTCTCAACGATGGGGATGTGGCTCTGGTGTTGAGCTACTCGGGGGAAACGGAGGAATTGCTCAACCTCTTGCCGGCATTGAAGCGCTTTCCGCTTAAAATAATCGCCATGACCGGCGCGCCCAAATCGTCCCTGGCTCGGCACAGCAACCTGGTCCTCAACGTGCGCGTGCCCAAAGAGGCCTGCCCTTTCAACCTTGCCCCAACCGCCAGCACAACCGCTATGCTCGTGATGGGCGATGCCCTCGCCATGGCTGTCCTCCAGGCCCGCGGTTTCAAGCAACAGGACTTTGCCCGCTTCCATCCTTCGGGCGCCATTGGCCGGGCAATGCTCGTGAAGGTGGAGGAGATCATGCGGACCGGGCCGCGCAATGCTGTGGCGGACCAGCACGCGACCGTGCATGAAGGCTTGCTGTTGATGACCCAGGCCAAGTCCGGCAGCCTGAGTGTGGTCGGCGCCCGCGGCAAACTGGTGGGCGTCTTCACCGACGGGGATTTCCGCCGCCGCATGACCGAGGATGGACACCTGTTGACCCAGCCTTTGAAACAGGTCATGACCCCCAACCCGGTCTGCATTCGACAGGAGGCGCTGGCGGTGGAGGCTTTGAAGATTTTTAACGAACGCAATATTGACGACTTGATCGTCGTTAACGCCCGGTGCGAACCTGTGGGGCTGGTGGATTCGCAAGACCTGCCCAAATTGAAGCTGATGTGA
- the scpB gene encoding SMC-Scp complex subunit ScpB — protein sequence MELKFILEAILFSAQKPLSIKELRDIFAAAVEHAEGNDTVRGLKKVKEEQLTGALEELAREHEGANRSYRLVCVAGSWQFVTQPDYAPWLKALVGHRARPPRLSQPALETLAIIAYRQPLTRAEIEQVRGVAVDGVMQTLLERGLIEQLGRAEVVGRPMTYGTTSQFLEYFGMRNLEDLPAADELRRIPITKPESLATVDPGLATAPPEQLSLPATQPEAEHLQGPNAATPPPAGASPEQSPS from the coding sequence ATGGAACTCAAATTCATTTTGGAAGCCATCCTTTTTTCGGCCCAAAAACCGCTCAGCATTAAGGAGCTGCGGGATATCTTTGCCGCAGCGGTGGAACACGCCGAAGGAAACGACACCGTGCGCGGGTTAAAAAAGGTCAAGGAAGAGCAACTGACTGGCGCCCTTGAAGAACTGGCGCGGGAACACGAGGGGGCGAATCGTTCTTACCGCCTTGTCTGCGTGGCCGGCTCGTGGCAATTCGTTACTCAACCGGATTACGCGCCGTGGCTCAAGGCGCTCGTGGGACACCGGGCCCGTCCGCCGCGTCTTTCTCAGCCGGCGCTGGAAACCCTGGCCATTATTGCCTATCGCCAACCCTTGACCCGCGCCGAAATCGAACAAGTCCGCGGAGTGGCAGTGGATGGTGTCATGCAAACCCTTCTGGAACGCGGGCTCATCGAGCAACTGGGGCGCGCCGAGGTGGTCGGCCGGCCCATGACTTACGGCACGACTTCTCAATTCCTGGAGTACTTCGGGATGCGGAACCTGGAAGACCTGCCGGCCGCCGACGAGTTGCGCCGCATCCCCATTACCAAGCCCGAGAGCCTGGCCACGGTGGACCCCGGTCTGGCGACCGCGCCGCCCGAGCAGCTCTCCTTGCCCGCCACGCAACCGGAGGCCGAACATCTCCAAGGGCCGAACGCTGCCACCCCCCCACCTGCTGGCGCCTCGCCGGAACAATCGCCCTCGTGA